One stretch of Shewanella sp. Arc9-LZ DNA includes these proteins:
- a CDS encoding coiled coil domain-containing protein, with translation MSKKQAYEKKLQAQLDEWSADIDKLKAKADAAAADEQLEYYKQIEQLQSMKDTANKKLTELKKAGDDAWEDIKVGIDSAWDSLGSAFKSATSRFK, from the coding sequence ATGAGTAAGAAACAAGCATACGAAAAGAAATTGCAAGCGCAGCTCGACGAGTGGAGCGCTGATATCGACAAACTTAAAGCAAAAGCTGATGCGGCCGCAGCTGATGAGCAGCTTGAATACTACAAACAAATAGAGCAACTTCAGTCTATGAAGGACACTGCCAATAAAAAGCTTACTGAGCTTAAAAAGGCCGGTGACGATGCTTGGGAAGACATAAAAGTCGGTATTGACAGCGCCTGGGATTCGCTTGGTTCGGCATTTAAGTCTGCGACGTCAAGATTCAAATAA
- a CDS encoding flavin reductase family protein codes for MHFTKERLDALEKHTRSHLINSLSGFKSANLIGTQDLQGNTNLSIVSSVIHLGANPPLVGMIIRPHSVPRHTFENILQTGLYTINQVNQSIYEQAHQTSARYDKDESEFVAAGLTPEYLSDFSAPFVKESRLKYSVKLVEHQHLAINGTEFVIGEIVDVYVDDDAVQTDGFIDLHTIDTVAISGLDCYYTGNKLARLPYAKK; via the coding sequence ATGCATTTTACCAAAGAGCGCTTAGACGCGCTTGAAAAACACACCCGTAGCCATTTAATCAATTCACTGTCAGGATTTAAAAGCGCTAATTTAATAGGTACACAAGATTTACAGGGCAACACTAATTTGTCGATTGTCAGTTCGGTTATTCACCTAGGTGCCAATCCGCCGCTGGTTGGTATGATAATCCGCCCTCACAGTGTGCCGCGTCATACCTTTGAAAATATTTTACAAACCGGCTTGTATACCATTAATCAAGTTAATCAATCTATTTATGAGCAAGCTCATCAAACATCTGCTCGATATGATAAAGATGAATCAGAGTTTGTAGCGGCGGGATTAACGCCTGAATATCTATCAGACTTTAGCGCGCCTTTTGTAAAAGAAAGCCGCCTAAAATATTCAGTTAAGCTAGTAGAGCATCAACATTTAGCTATCAATGGTACTGAGTTTGTTATTGGTGAAATAGTTGACGTGTATGTAGACGATGATGCGGTTCAAACTGACGGGTTTATAGATTTACACACTATTGATACGGTAGCGATTAGCGGGCTCGATTGTTACTACACAGGCAATAAACTGGCTCGTTTGCCTTATGCTAAAAAATAG
- a CDS encoding DUF885 domain-containing protein, with protein MSGKILTSVIPLLALIPLTSSAESWVDISNAYTNKQIQVTSQFQPEMASSIGITETDSQCSSITKAQQDKYIRTLETSKKTLLQALNTEKSLQVRQDLNIIINNIDQTIASGKLEDKYMLPWVDVPLIIFRGVSALLDDQMSDTRKQAANTRLACYVGKTGQPALTEQAKTLYEAALANKKLMGPTKEEVNQALARTDTLLQGLQQLFEKNEFIKADENLSLLKQQIADYRQWAEKTVIPTSRDDFRLPSEIYALKLKTVGIDIEPELLIERAKASYMITKANMQALAPLVAQKFNMPSSDYRDVIKALKKDSLDNDKIEDHYRAINKKLEALITQKKVVNLPERDMIMRLASEAEAAGSPAPHMLPPPFIGNTGEQGQFVLTTGNPALTGDAAYDDFNFNAVAYTLSAHEGRPGHELQFAVMLEQGVSLARVYYAFNSVNVEGWALYAEAEMLPYLPIEAQLIALQHRLLRNARAMLDPMLNLGLTTKENAYALLRNDVVFSEAAVKQEVDRYTMRMPGQAGSYFYGLSRLLEIRADVEIALGDKFDRLAFNNFVLEQGLIPPNLMAEAVKERFLTKK; from the coding sequence ATGTCAGGCAAAATACTCACGTCTGTGATTCCACTACTTGCTCTTATTCCGTTGACATCATCAGCGGAATCCTGGGTTGATATCAGTAATGCATACACCAACAAACAAATTCAGGTAACGAGTCAATTTCAACCTGAAATGGCAAGTTCAATTGGCATTACTGAAACCGATAGTCAATGCAGCAGCATTACTAAGGCACAACAAGATAAGTATATTCGTACTCTTGAAACCAGTAAAAAGACGTTGTTACAAGCGCTTAATACTGAAAAGTCATTGCAGGTTCGTCAAGACCTCAACATTATTATCAACAATATTGATCAGACCATTGCCTCAGGTAAATTAGAAGACAAATACATGTTGCCTTGGGTGGACGTGCCGTTAATTATATTTAGAGGCGTGTCGGCATTATTAGATGATCAAATGTCAGATACACGTAAACAAGCGGCTAATACTCGTTTAGCGTGTTATGTCGGTAAAACGGGTCAACCTGCGTTAACTGAACAAGCAAAAACCTTGTATGAAGCCGCATTAGCCAACAAAAAGTTAATGGGGCCAACAAAAGAAGAAGTAAACCAAGCACTGGCAAGAACCGATACCTTATTGCAAGGTTTGCAGCAGTTGTTTGAGAAAAATGAATTCATAAAAGCCGATGAGAATCTGTCGCTACTAAAGCAGCAAATTGCAGATTACCGTCAGTGGGCAGAAAAAACCGTTATTCCAACTAGCCGAGATGACTTCCGCTTACCGTCAGAAATTTACGCTTTAAAACTCAAAACAGTTGGCATTGATATCGAACCTGAGTTGTTAATTGAACGCGCGAAAGCAAGCTATATGATAACCAAAGCCAACATGCAGGCGTTAGCGCCGTTGGTTGCGCAAAAGTTTAATATGCCATCAAGTGATTATCGCGATGTGATAAAAGCACTTAAAAAAGACTCTTTAGACAACGATAAGATTGAAGATCATTATCGAGCCATTAATAAAAAACTTGAAGCGTTAATCACTCAGAAAAAAGTGGTCAATTTACCTGAGCGCGACATGATTATGCGATTGGCCAGCGAAGCAGAGGCTGCGGGCAGTCCAGCGCCTCATATGTTACCGCCACCGTTTATTGGTAATACGGGTGAACAAGGGCAATTTGTACTGACAACCGGTAACCCTGCATTAACCGGGGATGCTGCTTACGATGACTTTAATTTTAATGCCGTTGCTTATACATTAAGTGCTCATGAAGGCAGACCTGGCCATGAATTACAATTTGCGGTCATGTTGGAGCAAGGCGTGTCACTCGCACGTGTTTATTATGCTTTTAACAGCGTAAACGTTGAAGGTTGGGCACTGTATGCCGAAGCTGAAATGTTGCCATACCTTCCTATTGAAGCACAGCTTATAGCGCTTCAGCATCGACTATTACGTAACGCTCGCGCCATGTTAGATCCGATGTTGAACCTAGGTCTAACAACAAAAGAAAACGCCTATGCATTGTTACGCAATGACGTGGTATTTTCAGAAGCGGCAGTGAAACAAGAAGTGGATCGATACACCATGAGAATGCCTGGTCAGGCTGGCAGTTACTTTTATGGCTTATCACGATTATTGGAGATCAGGGCCGACGTCGAAATAGCCCTAGGCGATAAGTTTGATCGCTTGGCATTTAATAACTTTGTGTTAGAGCAAGGCTTAATTCCACCCAATTTAATGGCAGAAGCCGTTAAAGAACGCTTTTTAACTAAAAAGTAA
- a CDS encoding acyl-CoA dehydrogenase C-terminal domain-containing protein, which produces MPEYKAPIRDVKFVMQELLDCEGHYQRLGYQDASIDMVDAIIAEAAKLTEQVVAPLNQIGDQQGCTWNDGVVTTPDGFKEAYAQYVEGGWPTLSQSEEFGGQGLPHSLNISIAEMFSSANHSFAMYPGLSHGALATIEAHGTESQKQQFMPKLVEGKWTGTMCLTEPHCGTDLGMLRTKAELQADGSYSLSGTKIFISAGEHDLSDNIVHIVIARIPGAPEGNKGISLFIVPKFNVNEDGTISDRNGVSCGSIEHKMGINGNATCVINFDGATGHLIGEPNRGLKCMFTFMNAARIGVASEGVAAAEASFQGALAYAKDRLQMRSISGVKNPNGPADPIIVHPDVRRMLLTQKSIAEGGRALISYLAQLVDIGHAEKDEAIKADAETKLALLTPIAKAFLSELGFECTSHGVQIFGGHGFIKEWGMEQLMRDTKISCLYEGTTGIQALDLLARKIIGTQGEVLKPFSKDVTVFCQQNMDNPAMAEFIKPIMAYAKEWHELTVLIGGKAMKNPDEIGGASVDYLMYAGYVTLAFFWAKMAKVAQDKLAAGTTEPAFYEAKIKTAQFFMQRMLPRAKGHAACIANGVDSMMALDSEDFAF; this is translated from the coding sequence ATGCCTGAATATAAAGCCCCCATTCGTGACGTAAAATTTGTTATGCAAGAACTGCTAGATTGTGAAGGGCACTATCAGCGTTTGGGTTACCAGGATGCCAGTATCGATATGGTTGATGCGATTATTGCTGAAGCGGCAAAATTAACCGAACAGGTTGTTGCACCATTAAACCAAATAGGCGATCAGCAAGGTTGTACATGGAACGACGGTGTGGTGACCACACCAGATGGTTTTAAAGAGGCTTACGCTCAATATGTAGAAGGTGGTTGGCCAACGTTATCTCAGTCTGAAGAGTTTGGTGGCCAAGGATTACCTCATTCATTAAATATCAGTATTGCTGAGATGTTTTCCAGTGCTAACCATAGTTTTGCCATGTATCCAGGGTTAAGTCATGGCGCATTAGCCACCATTGAAGCACACGGCACAGAATCTCAAAAACAACAATTTATGCCAAAGTTAGTTGAAGGTAAGTGGACTGGCACAATGTGTTTAACTGAGCCGCATTGTGGTACCGATTTAGGTATGTTGCGCACCAAGGCTGAGTTACAGGCCGATGGCAGTTATTCATTGAGCGGCACTAAAATCTTTATTTCGGCAGGTGAACACGACCTGTCAGATAACATTGTCCATATCGTTATTGCCCGTATTCCTGGCGCGCCAGAAGGTAATAAAGGTATCTCGTTATTTATCGTACCTAAATTCAACGTTAACGAAGATGGCACCATTTCAGATAGAAACGGCGTGAGTTGTGGTTCTATTGAACACAAAATGGGCATTAATGGTAACGCGACCTGTGTGATTAATTTTGATGGTGCAACTGGGCATTTGATTGGTGAACCGAATCGCGGCCTTAAGTGCATGTTCACCTTTATGAATGCTGCCCGTATTGGCGTTGCTAGTGAAGGTGTTGCGGCTGCTGAAGCCTCATTCCAGGGGGCTTTGGCATACGCAAAAGATCGTCTACAAATGCGTTCAATCAGCGGGGTTAAAAATCCTAACGGCCCAGCTGACCCAATCATTGTTCATCCAGATGTTCGTAGAATGCTGTTAACTCAGAAGTCGATTGCTGAAGGTGGCCGTGCGTTAATTTCGTATCTTGCCCAGCTAGTTGATATTGGCCATGCCGAAAAAGACGAAGCCATTAAAGCTGATGCTGAAACAAAGTTAGCCTTATTAACGCCGATTGCTAAAGCATTCCTTTCAGAGCTGGGTTTTGAATGTACCAGCCACGGTGTGCAGATTTTTGGAGGACATGGCTTTATCAAAGAGTGGGGCATGGAACAGTTAATGCGCGATACCAAGATTAGCTGTTTATATGAAGGTACTACCGGTATTCAGGCATTAGACTTACTGGCTCGTAAAATTATTGGTACTCAGGGTGAAGTATTAAAGCCTTTCTCTAAAGACGTTACCGTATTTTGCCAACAAAACATGGATAACCCAGCCATGGCTGAGTTTATTAAACCGATTATGGCTTATGCTAAAGAGTGGCATGAACTGACCGTGTTAATTGGTGGCAAGGCGATGAAGAACCCGGATGAAATCGGCGGGGCGTCTGTGGATTACTTGATGTATGCCGGTTACGTCACACTCGCTTTCTTCTGGGCGAAAATGGCGAAAGTGGCGCAAGATAAATTGGCTGCAGGCACCACCGAGCCAGCGTTCTATGAGGCTAAAATCAAAACAGCTCAGTTCTTTATGCAGCGCATGCTGCCAAGGGCTAAAGGTCATGCGGCATGTATTGCCAATGGTGTCGATTCTATGATGGCACTTGATAGCGAAGACTTTGCTTTTTAA